TATTTTGACCAAACCAGTATCCAATCTAGTACCACAAGTTGCATCTGTATGTTCCTTTCCTAAAAAAGTTTTTCAAtgttggggatcaaattcagggctttgtgcatactaGGAAAGTACTTTTATCACTGCACTATATCCCCAGGTCCCTTTGTTGTTTTGAGCAGGACCTTGCTGTaaagcccaggttggtctcaaattaCAGTCCTCCTGTCTtggtctcccaaatgctgggactataggtgtgtaccaccactctcAGCTATGACACTTATTTGTCGAGATTGAGTTGAACTCCAGAGAACATAGCCATGTGGAATAGGAATAGGGTAATTTGGTGAGAAATGACTCAGAAAGTGATGGTAGAGATGGAGAGGTCAGGATGGAATTGAAAAACAATTGGATTAAAttggagagggggataaaggagaagttAGAGATGAAATTAAGGTTACCTATACACTTTAAGACAGGAATAGTCTGGGcacctatggctcatgcctataattgtagctactaaggaggtagagatcagaaggatcttggttcaaagtcagcccaggcaaatagtttgtgagaccatgtcttgaaaaaaaacccaccacaaaagaaaggggctggtggagtgactcaggtgtaggccctgagttcaaacccaagtgactcaggtgtaggccctgagttcaaacccaagtaaccACAAAAAAGACCAGAATAGTAAGGTCTGGGAATATAGTTAAGTGCTTGCTTACTGCTCAAGGTACtgagcttgatccccagcactgtaaagaaaaaaaaaaaaaaaagaatgtatgtccTGGTTTATCTGGGTGGTGGTCCAGTGTAATCATAAGCATCTTtaaaagtggaagagggagacAAGAATCCACAGTGATGCAATTGTGAGAGGGGACTTGCCTTGTCTTTATTAGCTTTGACGGTGGAGGAAGGGGGTCAGTAGGCAAGGAATGTGGATAGCCTCTAAGGACTGGAAAAAGGGTGAATACTACTCTAAGCCTGCAAAAAGAAGTGTTCCTCTGTTAACCCCTTGATTTTAACATTGTGAGACATGTCAGACTTCTGacaaatttgtattattttgtggTAATAGCAGCTAAAAACTGATTCAGTATCCAACAGTGCAGTAGGAAGATGGGTAAAGGCTATGAATAAGCAATTATAGAAGAAATCCTGGCAGTTAACCATGTGAAAAGGCATTTGTTTTTGCAACCTTGGAATGGATGAAATGACCtggggagaaaagagcagaacttGAGAAGAAATGGTCAGAAAGATAATGTGGATCAAGTGGATTAAGAAGGGGACTGTCTCCAGTACCAAGAACAGCTGTCTAGACCCAGACTAGTACTTGTGTGAATGGATGTGTTTTTCTGTTCACTTGGTATAAAGTCTACCTCTCAAGGGCAGGCATCATTAGAATGTGCTCCCCTGGCCCTACAGCCTCACCTTGAAGAGCAGGGATGTGTGGACTCCAGATGTAATAATCTAAAAGTCTGGAAAAGAGTTGATGCAGAATGCTGACCTCTCTACCTCTGGGACCTGGTCCTGAGAGCATATGGTCAGAGCAGAAGCCAATAAGGAATTGACATCCTAGTACCCTAGACTCCAAAGAAGACATGAGTGGGATTTGTCTAGTTCAGCtattttattaggattttttttttttctccttgtttcctCTCCTCTACTTGGTTTGGCTCAGGTCATGGGGTACTAGTGCCAGTACTACCAACCTTTACTGACTGGTTTTGGTGGGCATGGGTCCATGGATACCCAGAAATTTGTCTAACACTCTTTGGAAACTCCTGGTACAGGTAACCTGGGGTGTAGAGGATGGGTGATGCTTCTCTATGTGAGTCCAAGGATTGTGCTTACAGAGGTGAGGGTTCTGGATATCATCACCTACCACCCCTATCCATTGCAGATCCTGGGAACCCACAGCACTGGGGAGAAACTGCTGAGGAATAGCAGTGTGGCAAGAAATCTGACTCTTGTGCTGAGACTTTTGGGAAAATCTGTTTACAGGGGTCACTGCTGGCCTCCAGGCAGGGTGGCTCTTCTCAGTGACTATGAATGAACCCAATCTTGAATCCCTTCCTCCACATTTTCCTGCTTTGGGTTTTCTTGGATTCACTCTTTTGGGCTGAAGATAGGGCTGAAGCCTTGTCCTGTCTTTTGCCTGAGGCCATAACCCCTGTGTTCGAGGGGTCTTCTAGGCCTGGACAGTTCTTATCAGCCTCCACGTAAACACAAGGCCCCTTGAATGGGGCTTGGGCCACCATTTTCCCTttcattctctcctttttctgAGACTCTTGTTTTACCCTGCCAGAAGCTCGTAGCTGAGATTGGAAAAAGGAGTGTGAGTGATGACAATGAGGGGCCTGGACAGGCTGAGGTACTGTGCTCTGGATTTTGGGGGGATGACAGCTTGAAGAGTGGGGGTGCAGATAGAGAGGATGAGTCTGCTGTTGGGGACAAGATGAGAGTTCTGAAGAGTCTGGAGTTATGGAGTTCAGGGCAGGGGAGCTGCAAAATGGTCGAATTGGGCCATGGGATCTGAAAGGGCTCTGCTGCAATTTCTTTAGCCTGAGTTCCAATTCTCTACTCCATTGCCAGGTGTGGATCCCAGGGTGGGTGAGCGCCTCTGGGATGGCCTTACCCTGGGAGAATATGGCCTCTGCTTTAGCTTCTGAGAATCTCTCTCCCTTCTGTAGGCCAGGCTGGGTAGGCTCAATCTTCAGGTCTTTAGTTAGGGTAGGGGATGAGGATACTGGATGCAAGTTATTCACCACTAGAGAGGTGTGACCCTGGGGGAGCTCGCTCTCTTGTACATTTCTACACACAAACTCAAGGTGTTCAGTGTGTGACTCTAGTGGAGGAGCAGAGGAGGAGCTGGGGGCAGGTTGTTCAGTGGCCCAACAATTCTTTCTGTGCTCCACTGCTTCTCCCACTAGCTTACAGTTGCACTGGTCTCCAAAAGGCTCACTTATATGAGACTTTGAAACAGAGTTTGGGGGTGGACTGGGGCCCCAAACTGGGGACACAGGAACAcaacagttttctttctcttccatgttcCCACCAATATGCTCAGAGTCAGACAGGGAGGTATCTCCAAGAAGTAAGCTGCAAGCTGGAAGCTCAGAGGCCCAGGAGTTCTTTCTACTTTGCATGTCCCCACACCTAGCTTTAGAATCAAACAGGACAGCCATGGGGCTAACTCTGAGGGGTTCTAGTATAAGAGCTGTGGATGGGCTAAAAGCCAGAGATGAGGGCTCAGAAGCCCAGGAATTCCTGGAATGCTCAGTATCCTTTAGTTTTGCTTCTGATCTAGGAAAGCCATCCATAGTATTGATTCCTTGTGGTTCTGTAAAGGGGGCTAAAGGTGTTCTATGGGCAGAGTCTGTGGATTCAGATACCCAGAGGTTCTCTCTCTGCCCCTTGGTCTCCCACAAAGCTTTGGATTCTGACAGGATTTCCTGGGGGCCCATTACAAGAGGCTCCAGCAGAGGTGCCGAGGGAAGGATGGAAGATGAAACTGGGTCTACAGAGACCAAAAGATTTTCTCTACTCTGTGTGACCTTCCATGGCGTTTCAGATCCTGTTGGGACACATGCAGGGCTGGTTTCATAGAGCCCTGTGTTGAGGTCCAAGGCTTGGGGTTCAAAGGCCTGGTGATTTCCTGAGTTTTCTCTGCATTCCCACTGAGGCTCATATCCATATGGATCTTCTAGGGGATTCTTTTCCTGGAGTTCTGGCTGGGAGTCTAGTGTAAGACAGAGGGCTGACATGGGAGACTTAGCTTTCTGTGGGTTCTCTCTGTAAATCATGGCTCCCCAGAAGTCTTTGGGTGCAGAAAGTCTTCCTCTAGGGCTAACTTCTTGGGTTTCTGACAGAGAAACTGGGGGTTGGCAGGAGGCTGTTTTTAGGGGCCCAGAAGCTTGGAGGCTCTTGTTATATCCTATGGTTCCCCACTGAACTTCATATCTAGGTGGAACTCCTGGAGAGTTAGTTCCTTGAGGTTCTATCATGGCTACTGTGGGTTGGCAAGGGGCCAGAATTAGAGGCTCAGAGATCTGAGGGTTCTCTTTTAGCTCTCTGGTTTCCTGGATGGCCTTAGATCCAGACATACCTCCTATAGGGTTGACTCTCTGGAGTTCTGGCAGGGGGCCTAAGGTTGAGTTAGGAACTAGCATTGCTGCCTCAGAAGCTTTCAGGTGCTCATTTTGTCCTATGGTCCTCTGTGGGGCTTCACACCTAACTAGGACCCCCAAAGGAGTAGAGGGATACTGCAGAGAGGCAGAAGGTGACTCTAGATTGTGTTTATGGAGGCTGGGGTCCCCTGGAATTTCCCACCAGGCTTCAGACAAGGATAAAAGCTTGGAGGGTCTTATTCTTTGGAGTTCAGGCTGTGAATGCAGGGCTTGATCCTTGCAGACCCAACGACCCTCTGTCTGATTTGTAAGCCACTGTGCACATGCTTTAGCATCAGATAGGACTCTCCCATGGTGCACAAGCAAGGGCTTAAGATGGAAAGATAGTGATGAGATAGAAGGGGAAGATGGAGATGGAACTAGCTGAGGACTGGGAGCCATTTCTTCCAGATCTTCGATGGTATGGGCTTCATGGGTAGGAAACCGGCTTGGGGAACGATAATGGGGAAGCGGCAGGTTGTACTTAGGGAGGAAGGCACACTTATTGAATAAGACAGAAGGGTAAACAGAcaacttcagaggagaggagcCATCTGAACTCAGGAAGATAGTCTCCAAGGACTCACTGTGCAGAAAGGGGAGACCCCAGAAGAGCTGGCTTTTTTTTTGCTGCAGGTGGCTGCTTGATGTTATTTTGTTCCTCACAGGTAGATTAGTCAGGATCTGGAAGGTAGGGAAGGATCTAAAAGAGCTTGAGGACTGTGTGAGTATTTCTATGGCCTTGGAGAGGCCCTCAGAACCACAAGATGGCTGGGGTGGGGCTTTGGTGCCTTGCTCTCCAACGGAAGCTTCTTTAATAGGAGAACTTGATTTCAGTGGGTCCAGAGATGACAACTCTTCTTccccctcttctttttcttcttcctcctcctcctcttcctcttcctctaccTCTAATTTCTGTTTCCACAAGCAATCAAGGAAGGCCAAATGATACAGAAGTGGCAGACCCTGAGAAGGAGAATGATAGTATTAGGTATGATGACTTTTCAGAGACATAAGGCATGTCATGAATTCCCTAGACTGTACTCTTCATCCAGAGTGAACAGTTAATTCATTTGGCTTCACAGCTGTGGTTAGCAATCACTTACCGAGACCTTCATCAAATACTAATGTTCATAACCCAGTCCTCATTTGGAGATTGGATTTCCTCACATAACCCTTCATCTAGGGCCAGTGATCACTCATCTGACTTCAAATTTCTTGTCAGTGGACACTCACTGAGCCTCAAATCTAGGGCTTGTAGTCACCCATTTGGGGCTACATCCATACTATTGATTCCTCACCTAACTTCACATGTAGTGTCAACAGTCTTCAGCTACACATCCATGGTCAGAGATCACCCACCTTGCCTTGAATCATATCTCCAGAGCACCAAGGCTGAAGTTGTTGCCACCATCTTCGGATCTGCCAAACCATGAACAAAAATAGTATCACCAGATTCCCTGGACTCTGGAGACAGGTGCTGCTTCCACAGTGTCTGCAAGCCAGAGCATAGGTCAGCTGGCCCCAGAGAAACCCTATATCTCCCTCAACCCCAAGTAGGTCCTCCAGCAGCCATTCCATTTTCCTCAACCTAGTGGCAGTTTACACTGAGGTCATCACTGCATCATAGAAAAAGAACTCCCATCCCCCACATGGGCCCAAGCCTAACAGTCTACTCTCTGAATTGAGGGGCAAAAAGTTGCCTTTATGAGACAACTTGTATTT
Above is a genomic segment from Castor canadensis chromosome 13, mCasCan1.hap1v2, whole genome shotgun sequence containing:
- the Spata31g1 gene encoding LOW QUALITY PROTEIN: spermatogenesis-associated protein 31G1 (The sequence of the model RefSeq protein was modified relative to this genomic sequence to represent the inferred CDS: inserted 2 bases in 1 codon; substituted 1 base at 1 genomic stop codon), giving the protein MEWLLEDLLGVEGDIGFLWGQLTYALACRHCGSSTCLQSPGNLVILFLFMVWQIRRWWQQLQPWCSGDMIQGKGLPLLYHLAFLDCLWKQKLEVEEEEEEEEEEEKEEGEEELSSLDPLKSSSPIKEASVGEQGTKAPPQPSCGSEGLSKAIEILTQSSSSFRSFPTFQILTNLPVRNKITSSSHLQQKKSQLFWGLPFLHSESLETIFLSSDGSSPLKLSVYPSVLFNKCAFLPKYNLPLPHYRSPSRFPTHEAHTIEDLEEMAPSPQLVPSPSSPSISSLSFHLKPLLVHHGRVLSDAKAXTNSPGVPPRYEVQWGTIGYNKSLQASGPLKTASCQPPVSLSETQEVSPRGRLSAPKDFWGAMIYRENPQKAKSPMSALCLTLDSQPELQEKNPLEDPYGYEPQWECRENSGNHQAFEPQALDLNTGLYETSPACVPTGSETPWKVTQSRENLLVSVDPVSSSILPSAPLLEPLVMGPQEILSESKALWETKGQRENLWVSESTDSAHRTPLAPFTEPQGINTMDGFPRSEAKLKDTEHSRNSWASEPSSLAFSPSTALILEPLRVSPMAVLFDSKARCGDMQSRKNSWASELPACSLLLGDTSLSDSEHIGGNMEEKENCCVPVSPVWGPSPPPNSVSKSHISEPFGDQCNCKLVGEAVEHRKNCWATEQPAPSSSSAPPLESHTEHLEFVCRNVQESELPQGHTSLVVNNLHPVSSSPTLTKDLKIEPTQPGLQKGERFSEAKAEAIFSQGKAIPEALTHPGIHTWQWSRELELRLKKLQQSPFRSHGPIRPFCSSPALNSITPDSSELSSCPQQQTHPLYLHPHSSSCHPPKIQSTVPQPVQAPHCHHSHSFFQSQLRASGRVKQESQKKERMKGKMVAQAPFKGPCVYVEADKNCPGLEDPSNTGVMASGKRQDKASALSSAQKSEXPRKPKAGKCGGRDSRLGSFIVTEKSHPAWRPAVTPVNRFSQKSQHKSQISCHTAIPQQFLPSAVGSQDLQWIGVVGDDIQNPHLCKHNPWTHIEKHHPSSTPQVTCTRSFQRVLDKFLGIHGPMPTKTSQ